A section of the Sedimentisphaera cyanobacteriorum genome encodes:
- a CDS encoding FecCD family ABC transporter permease has product MLEIEHLSKKKLLLRIVIFSALLAGLILICSLLGSKSLNAGNIIDGIISGDTSENVDCLILFEIRLPRCVLAAIVGASLSIAGVVFQALLKNPLADPYILGISSGAGLGAVTAAITGFSFSWAGVSGKGIMAFAFALLTIWIVWTIGKRTGKNNMTGLLLAGVVVNSFFSAVIMFMITAVKSEDLHATLLWLMGNVRDVRPGNLSAGLIPLVISASVLQGFAPKLNVITFGETDAKALGINTAGLRGICFACAAFVTASAVSLSGLVGFAGLIVPHTVRLIFGPDHRQLLPLSALCGACFLVVSDTLARTVIAPQQLPAGIITAFAGAPVFVYLLLKSSKTRKIYG; this is encoded by the coding sequence TTGCTGGAGATTGAACATCTTTCAAAAAAGAAACTCCTCCTGAGGATTGTAATCTTTTCTGCTCTGCTTGCAGGATTGATCCTGATATGCAGTCTTTTGGGCTCTAAGAGCCTTAATGCTGGTAATATAATCGACGGAATAATTTCCGGAGACACTTCTGAAAATGTCGATTGTCTTATACTCTTTGAGATAAGGCTTCCGCGCTGCGTGCTTGCAGCGATTGTCGGTGCGTCTTTGTCTATAGCTGGTGTTGTGTTTCAGGCACTTCTGAAGAATCCCCTGGCAGACCCCTACATCCTCGGTATATCCAGCGGTGCAGGGCTCGGAGCGGTAACAGCGGCTATAACGGGCTTTTCCTTTTCATGGGCGGGGGTCAGCGGGAAGGGCATAATGGCTTTCGCCTTTGCTCTTCTAACGATATGGATAGTTTGGACTATAGGCAAACGCACGGGCAAAAACAATATGACAGGCCTTCTGCTTGCCGGCGTTGTGGTTAATTCGTTCTTTTCAGCTGTAATAATGTTTATGATTACCGCTGTGAAAAGCGAAGACCTCCATGCAACTCTGCTCTGGCTTATGGGGAATGTGCGTGATGTTCGCCCGGGCAACCTGTCTGCGGGGCTTATTCCGCTTGTTATATCCGCATCGGTTCTGCAGGGGTTTGCACCGAAGCTAAATGTTATCACCTTCGGGGAAACCGATGCCAAAGCTCTCGGGATAAACACTGCGGGACTGAGGGGAATCTGCTTTGCCTGCGCAGCTTTCGTAACAGCATCTGCGGTTAGTTTGAGCGGTCTTGTGGGTTTTGCAGGGCTTATCGTGCCTCATACGGTGCGTCTGATATTCGGGCCCGACCACCGCCAGCTTCTTCCGCTCAGCGCTCTTTGCGGAGCGTGTTTTCTTGTGGTATCCGATACGCTTGCAAGGACAGTAATAGCGCCTCAGCAGCTCCCAGCGGGTATCATAACCGCCTTCGCCGGTGCGCCGGTGTTTGTGTATCTTCTGCTTAAATCTTCGAAAACGAGAAAAATTTACGGGTGA
- a CDS encoding ABC transporter substrate-binding protein, which translates to MMEPDIETVISLSPDIVFHSNTEIHRRIGERLRGVGAESLIVETKNIDDIYSAIDRISEAAGVSQRGKQLKAQIRKNLSELRRLSSGANPPKTLVVIQREPIIAAGKGTYIDSLLKIVGAENAAEQTGYPKYNAESLVVMNPDIIIETDVKTQGFKRLKEQNYYSRWKTSAAEAGNIYQMNADVVSRLGPRIVKAAKLLQAAVQQSGEEKKLAGD; encoded by the coding sequence ATAATGGAGCCGGATATTGAAACTGTAATTTCCCTTTCGCCTGATATTGTGTTTCACTCAAACACCGAAATCCATAGACGCATAGGAGAGAGGCTCAGAGGTGTCGGAGCAGAAAGCCTGATTGTGGAAACGAAAAATATTGACGATATTTATTCCGCCATAGACCGGATTTCAGAAGCCGCGGGGGTTTCGCAAAGGGGGAAGCAGCTCAAGGCTCAGATAAGAAAGAACCTCTCCGAGCTGCGCAGGCTGAGCTCCGGAGCCAATCCCCCGAAGACGCTCGTAGTAATACAGCGCGAGCCGATTATAGCTGCCGGGAAAGGCACATATATCGACAGCCTGCTTAAAATTGTTGGCGCTGAAAACGCTGCCGAGCAAACCGGCTATCCAAAGTATAATGCTGAATCGCTGGTAGTGATGAATCCGGATATCATAATTGAAACTGATGTAAAAACACAGGGCTTTAAGAGGCTGAAGGAACAGAATTATTACAGCAGATGGAAAACCAGCGCCGCTGAAGCGGGGAATATCTATCAAATGAATGCGGATGTGGTTTCAAGGCTCGGCCCGAGAATTGTCAAGGCTGCAAAACTGCTTCAGGCAGCAGTGCAGCAAAGCGGAGAGGAAAAAAAACTTGCTGGAGATTGA
- a CDS encoding MBL fold metallo-hydrolase, with protein sequence MNIKTIQQGSYQTNSYVVTSEEHPGRCAVIDTGLENHNLLAYLSLNNLTPEMLILTHGHLDHILGIPALKKDYPDMKVCIHKDDEKMLKDPQLNMSGVSAVYDDFTFESVDRVVEEGDIIEVIGLSFKVIHIPGHTKGGMCLEASDKGVVFTGDCIFAGSIGRTDLPGCVNGDCMKQLINGLIEKVLVLDESTKLLPGHGPSTTVGLEKKHNPFFSEGSLSLAD encoded by the coding sequence ATGAATATAAAAACAATACAGCAAGGCAGTTACCAGACAAACAGTTATGTTGTTACCAGCGAAGAACATCCGGGCAGATGCGCGGTAATTGATACAGGGCTTGAAAACCATAACCTGCTGGCGTATCTGAGCCTGAATAACCTTACCCCTGAGATGCTGATTCTCACTCACGGACATCTCGACCACATCCTCGGGATACCGGCGTTGAAGAAGGATTATCCTGATATGAAGGTTTGCATACACAAAGACGACGAAAAGATGCTGAAAGACCCGCAGCTCAATATGAGCGGGGTGAGCGCTGTTTACGACGATTTCACCTTTGAATCTGTTGACAGAGTAGTGGAAGAAGGCGATATCATCGAAGTTATCGGGCTGTCATTCAAGGTAATACACATCCCCGGCCACACCAAGGGCGGGATGTGCTTGGAGGCGAGCGATAAGGGCGTGGTTTTCACGGGAGACTGCATATTCGCAGGGTCAATCGGACGAACCGACCTGCCCGGCTGCGTAAACGGAGACTGCATGAAGCAGCTGATAAACGGGCTGATCGAGAAGGTGCTGGTGCTGGATGAAAGCACTAAACTGCTCCCCGGACACGGCCCTTCAACTACCGTAGGGCTCGAGAAAAAGCACAATCCGTTCTTCAGCGAGGGAAGCCTGAGCCTGGCAGACTGA
- a CDS encoding helix-turn-helix domain-containing protein — translation MLDSIENQYHYLPINQKAISWDIYLTGIGQAFFAPGTPYPPCGHPDIYNFSWESGRVLPEYQIVFVSQGRGVFESSATGTVDVMPGTMLILFPEVWHRYRPLKETGWQENWISINGEYLYKLANRNYISPANCALHLENSDEIVKIYKGMWELLTSQQMQNSFRLSAMAMEILSFSIDHKDDFSPADEFINAVGGDRNLFKDRLLSEAMHYIWSHSHRNMTVNDVADNLPVTRRTLERKFHALLGTTLGKQITRCRIERAKKMLTNTSLPVSHIALACGFSGADRMCKVFRKHLRQTPGDFRNKKNKKYD, via the coding sequence TTGCTGGATTCTATAGAAAATCAATACCATTACCTGCCCATCAATCAGAAGGCTATAAGCTGGGATATTTATCTCACTGGCATAGGCCAGGCCTTTTTTGCCCCCGGCACGCCGTATCCTCCCTGCGGCCATCCCGACATCTATAACTTCAGCTGGGAATCTGGAAGAGTTCTTCCGGAGTATCAGATTGTTTTTGTCTCGCAGGGCAGAGGTGTGTTTGAGTCTTCAGCGACGGGGACTGTGGATGTGATGCCCGGAACAATGCTGATTTTGTTTCCCGAGGTGTGGCACAGATACAGACCCCTGAAAGAAACCGGCTGGCAAGAGAATTGGATCAGCATTAACGGCGAATACCTCTACAAGCTTGCAAACCGTAATTATATCTCGCCGGCGAATTGTGCTCTGCATTTAGAAAATTCTGATGAGATTGTGAAGATATATAAGGGCATGTGGGAGCTTCTAACATCCCAGCAGATGCAGAATTCTTTCAGGCTCTCTGCTATGGCTATGGAGATTTTGTCTTTCAGTATAGACCATAAGGATGATTTTTCCCCCGCAGATGAGTTTATCAACGCAGTGGGCGGGGACAGGAATCTGTTTAAGGACAGGCTGCTTTCAGAGGCTATGCATTACATCTGGAGCCACAGCCATAGAAATATGACTGTAAATGATGTGGCCGATAATCTGCCCGTTACAAGAAGAACGCTCGAAAGGAAATTTCATGCGCTGCTCGGTACAACTCTCGGCAAACAGATCACAAGATGCAGAATAGAGCGTGCAAAAAAAATGCTGACAAACACATCCCTGCCGGTATCGCATATAGCTTTGGCTTGCGGTTTTTCGGGGGCAGACAGGATGTGCAAGGTGTTCCGAAAACACCTCAGACAAACCCCGGGGGATTTTAGAAACAAAAAGAACAAGAAATATGACTAA
- a CDS encoding FGGY-family carbohydrate kinase, protein MQEAIAVLDVGKTNKKIVLFDQRLNTLSIIKKAFPAVERNGLFIETPDRVLSWFLDNLKHFSQEYRIRAISVAAHGAEAVFVDENGELTVPPLSYTNSSPASIVEDFYRKFGSRKQLYISTATPEVGDMVNLAKLIHFAQHKFPEQFRNTARILPYPQYFVYKLTGKAVAEPTILGCHTYLLDAQTRKYSSVVDGLGIRKMLPKKISKSWDSPGKLLNHICQNYSLPEDCAVTSGILDSNSSLLPYIISSKNDFVLNSTGTWCVAMRPSKKAELTEDQIGKMIFYNFDVFNNPVKTSIFMGGKEYEAYTKLLDNISSPRKTSEQERSVYSKVLEEADKFILPSVLPGMGIFGAGKGRAVEGGRTINFEDMTKENCPQFFKHRKTADAVLALSLAIQSSVALRHAGYKEGDKIYVEGGFAENKPYLNLLQKLFPRSEGYTVSIPQASSAGAAILALAAIEGKAPDQLDIELNFQSQRVPLDNNLNLDYYLQKYLKLLGNDVQGSVLS, encoded by the coding sequence ATGCAGGAAGCTATAGCTGTGCTGGATGTAGGCAAGACGAATAAAAAAATCGTCTTGTTTGACCAGCGTCTGAATACTTTATCGATAATCAAGAAGGCCTTCCCGGCTGTTGAGCGAAACGGCCTGTTTATTGAAACTCCCGATAGGGTCTTGAGCTGGTTTCTTGATAACTTAAAGCATTTTAGCCAAGAATACAGAATCAGGGCGATATCTGTTGCAGCTCACGGAGCAGAGGCTGTTTTTGTGGACGAAAACGGGGAGCTTACAGTGCCTCCTCTAAGCTATACAAATTCCTCTCCCGCCAGCATTGTTGAAGATTTTTACCGAAAATTCGGCTCACGCAAACAGCTGTATATTTCCACTGCAACACCTGAAGTGGGCGATATGGTGAATTTAGCAAAACTGATTCATTTTGCTCAGCATAAGTTTCCGGAGCAGTTCAGAAATACCGCACGAATCTTGCCTTATCCGCAATACTTTGTTTACAAGCTCACAGGAAAGGCAGTTGCAGAGCCCACTATCCTAGGCTGCCATACGTATCTGCTTGATGCACAAACAAGAAAATATTCCTCCGTTGTTGATGGGCTGGGCATACGAAAAATGCTGCCGAAAAAAATCTCAAAATCTTGGGATTCCCCAGGCAAACTGCTTAATCATATTTGCCAAAATTATTCTTTGCCTGAAGACTGCGCTGTAACTTCCGGAATTCTCGATTCAAACTCAAGCCTGCTGCCGTATATTATAAGCAGTAAAAATGATTTCGTTCTGAATTCAACCGGTACATGGTGCGTGGCGATGCGTCCATCAAAGAAGGCCGAGCTCACTGAAGACCAGATAGGTAAGATGATCTTTTACAACTTCGATGTGTTCAATAATCCTGTAAAAACCAGCATTTTTATGGGCGGGAAGGAATATGAAGCATACACCAAACTTTTGGATAATATCAGCAGTCCCCGAAAAACATCAGAGCAAGAAAGAAGCGTCTATTCGAAGGTGCTTGAAGAAGCAGACAAATTTATACTGCCTTCAGTTTTGCCGGGTATGGGGATTTTCGGCGCAGGCAAAGGCCGCGCTGTAGAGGGCGGGCGAACAATAAACTTCGAAGATATGACAAAGGAAAACTGCCCCCAATTTTTCAAACACCGCAAAACAGCCGATGCTGTATTGGCATTATCTCTTGCGATACAGTCTTCAGTTGCTCTCAGGCATGCAGGTTATAAAGAAGGCGATAAGATATATGTGGAAGGCGGTTTTGCTGAAAATAAACCCTATCTCAATCTGCTTCAGAAGCTTTTCCCTCGCAGTGAGGGTTACACTGTTTCAATCCCTCAGGCATCATCAGCCGGAGCTGCTATACTTGCCCTTGCTGCGATCGAAGGCAAGGCTCCTGACCAGCTCGATATCGAGCTGAATTTTCAATCGCAGAGAGTCCCTCTGGATAATAATTTGAATCTGGATTATTACCTGCAAAAATACCTCAAGCTTTTGGGCAATGATGTTCAGGGGTCGGTTTTATCCTGA
- the rhaD gene encoding rhamnulose-1-phosphate aldolase: protein MILENFLTEIKKTTADMWHKGWVEANGGNISVRIDRAVLEEINPCAGKWEELPKKCPNLAGEVFYTPGSGSYIRNVEISPSSNGGLIEISPEGGAYRTLWGFQNGLMPTSELPSHLLTHNEVASGQPGGTRVLIHCHTPNLIALSCAVKLDSNILSKLLWVIQTECLVVFPKGVSFLPWHVPGTNEIGEESAKLLRHRPVLLWEYHGLLAVGNNLDEAFGRIHVAEKTVDIFFKARLCSPKLNYLSDEQLEMLCSRFDCQIDHDIMKTKLPF from the coding sequence ATGATTCTTGAAAACTTTCTAACTGAGATTAAGAAGACAACTGCCGATATGTGGCATAAAGGCTGGGTTGAAGCCAACGGCGGCAATATAAGTGTCCGAATTGATAGAGCTGTACTCGAAGAGATAAACCCTTGCGCGGGCAAGTGGGAAGAGCTGCCCAAAAAGTGTCCCAATCTTGCAGGTGAGGTGTTCTACACTCCCGGCAGCGGCAGTTACATTCGTAATGTAGAGATTTCTCCATCCTCAAACGGAGGCCTTATAGAGATTTCGCCTGAGGGCGGGGCATATCGTACTTTGTGGGGCTTTCAGAACGGTTTAATGCCCACATCAGAGCTGCCTTCTCACCTCTTAACGCATAATGAGGTTGCATCAGGCCAGCCCGGAGGCACGCGCGTACTGATACATTGCCATACGCCGAATCTCATCGCACTTTCCTGCGCTGTTAAGCTCGATTCAAATATCCTCAGCAAGCTGCTCTGGGTGATCCAGACAGAATGCCTGGTGGTATTCCCTAAAGGCGTTTCTTTCCTGCCTTGGCACGTGCCGGGCACTAATGAGATCGGCGAGGAATCTGCAAAGCTGCTAAGGCATCGGCCGGTTCTTCTTTGGGAGTATCACGGCCTGCTTGCGGTTGGAAACAACCTTGATGAGGCCTTCGGCAGGATACACGTTGCCGAGAAAACGGTTGATATATTTTTCAAGGCGCGTCTGTGTTCACCAAAGCTGAATTATCTAAGCGATGAACAGCTGGAGATGCTCTGCTCACGGTTTGATTGCCAAATCGACCACGATATAATGAAAACTAAGCTCCCTTTTTGA